The Hymenobacter oligotrophus genome has a window encoding:
- a CDS encoding cation:proton antiporter domain-containing protein produces the protein MSTPLLIIVLGCLIFFGHYLSEVFERTKLPEVIGLLLVGLLLGPVLGVAHAQDFGQGGRLFTNIVLVFILFESGLDVHLQQLQASLRGSVGLTVLNFIVSTLLGAAVGQWLAGLDLLSALMLGSILGGTSSAVVTSLIRKVQVQEGTSATLVIESAFSDLFTLGVPLSLMTAYDDARFNVGSMFGQMVASLVLAVLIGVGGALGWSWIQERLPSLQKTRFSTPAFVFIVYGLVEMMEFSGPIAVLTFGITLGNLALLRPLRLARYIPANPVTLRADEKSFFSEIVFLLRTFFFIYVGLSIEMDNAWLVVTGAILTVLLLMARVPVVRASAPPRTPLLDLSVMSIMIPKGLGAAVLATLPAQRGIPTGDVIQTITFSVILCTTLLCTLLFVLVERGTLLGFYGLFFRNAPRQADAPPN, from the coding sequence ATGTCTACCCCGCTGCTCATTATCGTTCTGGGTTGCCTTATCTTCTTCGGCCACTACTTGTCCGAGGTATTCGAGCGTACCAAGCTGCCCGAGGTGATTGGCCTGCTGCTGGTGGGCTTGCTGCTGGGCCCGGTGCTGGGCGTTGCGCACGCCCAGGATTTTGGCCAGGGCGGGCGCCTGTTCACCAACATCGTGCTGGTGTTCATCCTGTTCGAGAGCGGGCTCGATGTGCACTTGCAGCAGCTGCAGGCTTCGTTGCGCGGCTCGGTGGGGCTTACGGTGCTCAACTTTATTGTGTCTACGCTGCTGGGGGCGGCCGTGGGTCAGTGGCTTGCCGGGCTCGATTTGCTTTCGGCGCTCATGCTGGGCTCCATTTTGGGCGGCACCTCGTCGGCGGTGGTTACCTCGCTCATTCGCAAAGTGCAGGTGCAAGAGGGCACCTCGGCCACGCTGGTTATCGAGTCGGCGTTCAGCGACTTGTTTACCTTAGGCGTGCCCCTGTCGCTGATGACGGCCTACGACGATGCCCGCTTCAACGTGGGTTCGATGTTCGGGCAAATGGTGGCCTCGCTGGTGCTGGCCGTGCTCATCGGCGTGGGCGGTGCCCTAGGGTGGTCCTGGATTCAGGAGCGGCTGCCCAGCTTGCAGAAAACGCGTTTCTCCACGCCCGCCTTCGTGTTTATCGTGTACGGGCTGGTGGAGATGATGGAGTTCAGCGGACCCATTGCGGTGCTTACGTTTGGCATTACGCTGGGCAATTTGGCGCTGCTGCGCCCGCTGCGGCTGGCGCGCTACATTCCGGCCAACCCCGTCACGCTGCGTGCCGACGAGAAGTCGTTCTTCTCGGAAATCGTGTTTTTGCTCCGCACGTTTTTCTTCATCTACGTGGGCCTGAGCATCGAAATGGACAACGCCTGGCTGGTAGTCACGGGCGCCATTCTCACGGTGCTATTGCTGATGGCGCGCGTGCCGGTGGTGCGGGCTTCGGCGCCGCCCCGCACACCCCTGCTCGACTTGTCGGTGATGAGCATCATGATTCCGAAAGGCCTGGGTGCGGCCGTGTTGGCAACGTTGCCCGCGCAGCGCGGCATTCCTACCGGCGACGTTATCCAAACCATCACCTTCTCGGTGATTTTGTGCACCACCTTGCTGTGCACGCTGCTGTTTGTGCTGGTGGAGCGCGGCACGCTGCTGGGCTTCTACGGGTTGTTTTTCCGCAACGCACCTAGGCAAGCCGATGCCCCACCTAACTAG
- a CDS encoding efflux RND transporter permease subunit, with protein MIEGLHKFRFWLLGLVLVVCALLWPGVRAAVQVDNSLEAWFLEGDASLQAYRDFQQRFGNDEVMVVVVHDEQSVLTPEYFQRFRRLSQALERIPAVAGVIGPGNAMVPQRAALGSSAQPLLKANTKPAEVRQLLAKHTVLREQLFSPDYRTARLLVQLRQLPDFDAQRGNIVAEVQRTVYAHVPRAHAYLGGVGVIYAGLNALSQQDFGFFLGLGYLLMFAVFALLYRNGWLLLYVLGIVGLATYVTLGVYGALGHRLNLMTVLLPVVLILLGFMDAMHVINERNLVAAPGMSRQASALQALCNTFSPCLATMLTTVAGFLALVTSPMAILQNFGLFAALGIVLCLGFTFLLGVLILPLTQPAPRATRATSSALARLYEIILSRKGAFTAASAALVLLAAAGTTLLRADTYTLGYFPRNHAVVHDHHAMEQIWGPYMPLELLVEAKPGHQLTDAAVVQAAAAFADSARTLPGVGRVFGFQSLYQAGLETHFPGKGRAALLSQSLLRKVHEQLTADYPQLAAQYLHVPSQTGRITVSGAMLSARQLTAKTDTLLRMARNTLGAVAAVRPAGYQPMYARIVQYVTTSQTNSLLLSAFMVFGLVWLYVRSFRLALLTVVPNLFPVLVLLGVMGWFGIALDTATASIGAIVLGLCVDDTVHYIHHYRQARLGGQSPHQARLSTITHVGPTIVLTSIILFAGYAVMGFGSLKTVELFGVLTAVSVAAALFGEIIIFPLVLERFDRVPKRQVA; from the coding sequence ATGATTGAGGGATTACACAAATTTCGTTTTTGGCTGCTCGGGTTGGTGCTGGTGGTGTGCGCGCTGTTGTGGCCGGGCGTGCGGGCCGCTGTGCAGGTTGACAATAGTTTGGAGGCATGGTTTCTGGAAGGCGACGCCAGCCTGCAAGCTTACCGCGACTTTCAACAGCGCTTCGGCAACGATGAAGTGATGGTGGTGGTAGTGCACGACGAGCAATCGGTACTGACGCCGGAGTACTTCCAACGCTTTCGCCGGCTTAGCCAGGCGTTGGAGCGCATTCCGGCCGTGGCGGGCGTAATTGGGCCGGGCAACGCCATGGTGCCCCAGCGGGCAGCCCTAGGTAGCAGCGCCCAACCGCTACTCAAGGCCAACACCAAGCCGGCCGAAGTGCGGCAGCTGCTGGCCAAGCACACGGTACTGCGCGAGCAGCTTTTCAGCCCCGATTACCGCACGGCGCGTTTGCTGGTGCAGCTGCGCCAACTGCCCGATTTTGATGCGCAGCGCGGCAATATTGTGGCCGAGGTGCAACGCACGGTGTACGCCCACGTGCCTCGCGCGCATGCTTACCTGGGCGGCGTGGGCGTTATTTACGCCGGCCTGAATGCCTTGTCGCAGCAGGATTTTGGCTTTTTTTTGGGCTTGGGCTACCTGCTGATGTTTGCCGTGTTTGCCCTGCTGTACCGCAACGGCTGGCTGCTGCTCTACGTGCTGGGCATTGTGGGGCTGGCTACCTACGTTACGCTGGGCGTGTACGGCGCCCTAGGTCACCGACTTAACCTGATGACCGTGCTGCTGCCGGTGGTGCTGATTCTGCTGGGGTTTATGGATGCCATGCACGTCATCAATGAACGCAACTTGGTGGCGGCGCCGGGCATGTCGCGGCAAGCCTCGGCGTTGCAGGCGCTGTGCAACACGTTTTCGCCCTGTTTGGCTACCATGCTCACCACGGTGGCGGGTTTTCTGGCGCTGGTTACCAGCCCCATGGCCATCCTGCAAAACTTTGGGTTGTTTGCGGCCCTGGGCATTGTGCTGTGCCTGGGGTTCACTTTTCTGCTGGGCGTGCTGATACTGCCTCTGACCCAGCCGGCACCTAGGGCCACGCGCGCCACCAGCTCGGCGCTGGCGCGGCTCTACGAAATTATCCTTAGCCGTAAAGGCGCATTCACGGCCGCCTCGGCGGCCTTGGTGCTGCTGGCTGCCGCCGGCACTACCCTGCTTCGGGCCGATACTTATACCCTAGGTTATTTTCCACGAAACCACGCCGTGGTGCACGACCACCACGCCATGGAGCAAATCTGGGGGCCCTATATGCCCTTGGAGCTATTGGTGGAGGCTAAGCCCGGCCACCAACTCACCGACGCCGCCGTGGTGCAGGCCGCCGCTGCCTTCGCCGATTCGGCCCGCACGCTGCCGGGCGTGGGGCGCGTGTTCGGCTTTCAGTCGCTCTACCAAGCCGGCCTCGAAACGCACTTTCCGGGCAAAGGCCGCGCGGCGCTCCTCAGCCAAAGCCTGCTCCGGAAAGTGCACGAGCAGCTAACGGCCGATTACCCGCAGTTGGCAGCGCAATACCTGCACGTGCCCAGCCAAACCGGGCGCATCACCGTTTCGGGGGCTATGCTCTCGGCGCGGCAGCTCACGGCCAAAACCGATACCCTGCTGCGCATGGCCCGCAACACCCTAGGTGCCGTAGCCGCGGTACGGCCGGCGGGGTACCAGCCCATGTACGCCCGCATTGTGCAGTACGTAACCACCTCGCAAACCAACAGCCTGCTGCTCTCGGCCTTCATGGTGTTCGGGTTGGTGTGGCTGTACGTGCGCAGCTTTCGGTTGGCGCTGCTTACGGTAGTGCCCAATCTGTTTCCGGTGCTGGTGCTGCTCGGCGTAATGGGCTGGTTTGGCATTGCCCTCGATACGGCCACGGCGAGTATTGGTGCCATCGTGCTGGGTTTATGCGTCGACGATACAGTGCACTACATCCACCATTACCGGCAAGCCCGGCTCGGCGGCCAGTCGCCGCACCAAGCCCGGCTGAGCACCATTACGCACGTGGGGCCTACCATTGTGCTTACCAGTATCATTTTGTTTGCGGGCTACGCCGTGATGGGCTTCGGCTCGCTGAAAACCGTGGAGCTGTTTGGGGTGCTCACGGCCGTCTCGGTAGCGGCGGCGTTGTTCGGCGAAATCATCATCTTCCCGCTGGTGCTCGAGCGGTTCGATCGGGTGCCGAAACGGCAAGTAGCTTAG